The DNA region ACTACGACAATTACAGAAGCTCTTACAGAAGCACTTACGGAAGCAGAAACAGAACCGGAAGAAGAGCACATCGAAGAAACTGAAACTACCGAGGCGGAAACTGTTCTGGATCTCTCGCAGTTAAGCGATATCAAAGAAGCAATTGAAAACGGAGATTACAGTCTTGTCACACCATCGTTCAAAGCTACTATGGATGAATATGAAGCGTTCTACGATGAATATATCGGATTCATGAAGAAATACACGTCCGGAGATGGTGATTATCTTTCAATGCTTAACGACTATATGACGATGATGGAGCGGTTAGGCGAGTGGGGTGAAAAAATTGATGCCATGAAAGACGATGAAACGCTGTCTGTTGCTGATCAGGCGTATTATCTTGTGGTAACGACGCGTGTACTGAATAAATCGGCAACAGCCTTGACCGAATAAAATAAATAGCGTAAAATAGTAATGTATCAGATCATCTTAACAAATTTTTGATCTGAACAGATAAGGAGTATGAAAATATGGCAGTCAATTTTAATCAGAACAGCGTTTTCAATCTGAAACCGATTGATACAGCAAGTGTACGAAATGAAGTAAATGGTCTGTTGATTAATGGGGAAGAAATACTTTGTGCATTTCAGACTATCAGAGATCAGCTTGTCTTTACCAACAAGCGAATTATTTCGATCGATGTTCAGGGCATAACCGGAAAAAGAAAGTCTTTTGCAACAATGCCTTATTCGAAAATTCAGTTTTTCTCGATACAAACACCAGGGTTTATTGAACTGTTTCCGGATTCAGAACTGTATCTTGTCTTTTCAAGCGGATTTACTGCAAAGTTTGAATTCAAAGGTCAGGTGGATATCGGAAAGATCGGACGTATTATTTCAGAGTATGTTCTGTAATATACTGAATCTTAGCAGGGAATAGTGTGATATTCAGAGAGCAAATGTAGTTTGACTATCTGAAAGGCTGTACGAAAAGGCATGGACTGTTAAAAAAAGTCCTTAATACAACGAAATCAGCATATCTTACTTACGTAAATACGTGGGTTTAGATGTGCTGATTTGCTTTTAATGAGAGCTTCTTAACATTTTCTGTTTTCAGATGTGCACTTCACATTGTTGAAATTCCGGTTTGACAATGTTGCAACAATATCGTATAATTATAGAAAACATTTGATATAACAGATAAAAACTGAATTTCAGCAAATGAAAGGGGTATCGTAATGTCTGATTTCAGCAAACGAATTACCGATATAATGACGAGAAAAAATCTTACTCAGAAACAGCTGGCTGAACTTGCTCATGTTACGGAATCAGCAATGAGTTACTATGTTAAAGGTGAGCGTACTCCGCGGGCAGATGTTCTCAGAAGGCTTGCGGGTGCATTAGGGGTTACTGCCGATTATCTTCTCGGAGAAAACAAATCGGCACCGCTTCCGAAAACGGAACTTGAGTATCTGCAGGGATTTCTTGCATTGATGAACAATGAGCAGCTTTATAAAACTGAGGATCTTCTCCGCATAGTTTTCACTGATCAGTTT from Ruminococcus sp. HUN007 includes:
- a CDS encoding DUF6591 domain-containing protein, producing the protein MKKAIAFVTSLMIVMALSACGPTPSETVKNDSEKTTKESVPVNSVDDEEHVTTKAPEKEEQETTTITEALTEALTEAETEPEEEHIEETETTEAETVLDLSQLSDIKEAIENGDYSLVTPSFKATMDEYEAFYDEYIGFMKKYTSGDGDYLSMLNDYMTMMERLGEWGEKIDAMKDDETLSVADQAYYLVVTTRVLNKSATALTE
- a CDS encoding PH domain-containing protein, with the translated sequence MAVNFNQNSVFNLKPIDTASVRNEVNGLLINGEEILCAFQTIRDQLVFTNKRIISIDVQGITGKRKSFATMPYSKIQFFSIQTPGFIELFPDSELYLVFSSGFTAKFEFKGQVDIGKIGRIISEYVL